DNA sequence from the Methylomonas albis genome:
ACTGGCCTATCAAAACGCCGCCAACGAAGTGCTGACCAGACAGATCAAAATTACCGCGCTACCGCGGCATATTACGCAATCTATGCGCGAAGTTTGGTTCTTACAGAATAAGTTTTCCAGAACGGTTGGACCTCGGCCTTACCGGTTGCTGGAGCAGCCAAAATTTAGAGCGGCTTACGATTTTTTACGGCTGCGTGCGGAAACCGGCGGTGCCGATCCTGAGCTGGTCGAGTGGTGGACAGGTTTTCAAGAAGCCGACGAAGTGGAGCGTGAAAAAATGACCGCGCCGCCCAAATCCGGCAACGGCAAATCCCGTAATCGCAAAACCGGTCGTTACCGTTCTCGAGCTAAACCGGCTTCCATCGGCAATGATTCCCCCTAAAGAAGGTGTCGAGGCCTATATAGGCTTGGGCAGCAATCTCGAAGACTCTGTCGGTCATGTCAGTCGGGCCAGAGCGGAAATCGCGGCCTTGCCGGGCGTTGCCGAAATTGGCTTTTCACCCTTGTATCGCAGTGTCCCGGTCGGCCCGCAAGATCAACCCGATTACGTGAATGCGGTGCTGCGAATTTCGACCGAGTTGGAACCTTTGGTTTTGCTCAGACAGTTACAGCAAATCGAAAACCAGCATGGTCGGCTGCGCAGTGTGCGTTGGGGAGCCAGAACCCTGGATTTGGATGTATTGCTTTACGCGCAACAGAGCATTAACGAACCGGACCTGATTGTGCCGCATCCCGAGTTGGCCAAGCGCGCGTTTGTGTTATACCCATTGGCCGATGTGTCTAGCAGTGACCTAATGATTCCGGGTCTGGATTCGTTATCGCAGCTATTGGCAGCTTGCCCAGCCGACGGTTTGCGGAAAATAGCTTCATGAGTCTATACGCGGATGGCTTAAAGGCCCTGACTATCAGCGATCTGGCAGCGATGAAACGGTCCGGCGAAAAAATCAGCTGCCTAACGGCTTACGACGCCAGTTTCAGCGCGTTGCTGGACCGGGCCGGTATTGATGTGTTGCTAATCGGCGATTCGCTGGGCATGGTGATTCAAGGGCACAGCAGTACCCTGCCGGTCACGGTGGGCGATATGGTGTATCACAGCCGTAATGTGGCAATGGCCAGAAAGCGAGCTTTCGTGATTACCGATTTGCCGTTTGCCAGCTACGCTACGCCCGAACAGGCTTTGGCTAATGCAGCAAGCTTGATGGCGGTTGGTGGTGCGCAAATGGTCAAGCTGGAAGGTG
Encoded proteins:
- the folK gene encoding 2-amino-4-hydroxy-6-hydroxymethyldihydropteridine diphosphokinase yields the protein MIPPKEGVEAYIGLGSNLEDSVGHVSRARAEIAALPGVAEIGFSPLYRSVPVGPQDQPDYVNAVLRISTELEPLVLLRQLQQIENQHGRLRSVRWGARTLDLDVLLYAQQSINEPDLIVPHPELAKRAFVLYPLADVSSSDLMIPGLDSLSQLLAACPADGLRKIAS